One Thermococcus kodakarensis KOD1 genomic window carries:
- a CDS encoding phenylalanine--tRNA ligase subunit alpha, producing the protein MELSYPEKLTLIKLAELKRAKVEELVKESGLEQVAVMRALLGLQAKGLAKLHERSERVVKLTETGMKYAQIGLPEWRALKVLREKGKATLDDLKDVLSEDELKPIVGLLRREGWANVRKEDGKLVLEITEKGREASERPIDKALKLLAERGEVPVKEIEKLVPVNELKRRKIGEEDVITERVAEITEKGEELVKKGLELKKEVSVLTPELIKSGKWREVEFRKFDIKAPVRRIYPGKKQPYRAFLDKIRRRLIEMGFIEMTVDSLIETQFWNFDALFQPQNHPAREWTDTYQLKYPKVGSLPDEELVARVKAAHEHGGDTGSRGWGYVWSPERAMLLMPRAHGTALDARQLAKGVEIPGKYFTIQRVFRPDVLDRTHLIEFNQIDGFVVGEDLNFRHLLGILKRFAVEIAGAKKVKFLPDYYPFTEPSVQMSAYHPELGWVEFGGAGIFREEMTKALGIDVPVIAWGIGIDRLAMFKLGIDDIRYLFSYDLRWLREARLVW; encoded by the coding sequence ATGGAGTTAAGCTACCCGGAAAAGCTCACACTCATTAAGCTCGCGGAGCTCAAGAGGGCGAAGGTTGAAGAGCTCGTTAAAGAGAGCGGTCTCGAACAGGTCGCAGTGATGCGCGCCCTTCTCGGCCTTCAGGCAAAGGGACTTGCGAAGCTCCACGAGAGGAGCGAAAGGGTTGTCAAACTCACCGAGACCGGAATGAAGTACGCTCAAATCGGCCTTCCGGAGTGGAGGGCTTTGAAGGTTCTCCGCGAGAAGGGAAAGGCAACACTTGACGACCTCAAAGACGTTCTCAGCGAGGACGAGCTGAAGCCCATCGTTGGCCTTCTCAGGAGGGAAGGCTGGGCAAACGTGAGGAAAGAAGATGGGAAGCTAGTCCTCGAGATAACCGAGAAGGGAAGAGAAGCTTCGGAGAGACCCATTGATAAAGCCTTAAAGCTCCTCGCCGAGAGGGGCGAAGTTCCGGTTAAGGAAATCGAAAAGCTCGTACCCGTTAACGAACTCAAGAGGAGGAAGATCGGCGAAGAAGACGTCATCACCGAGAGAGTAGCCGAGATAACCGAGAAGGGAGAGGAGCTCGTTAAGAAGGGGCTTGAGCTCAAGAAAGAGGTCTCAGTTCTCACACCTGAACTCATAAAGTCCGGCAAGTGGAGGGAAGTGGAGTTCAGGAAGTTCGACATAAAGGCTCCGGTGAGGAGAATTTACCCGGGCAAGAAGCAGCCCTACAGGGCCTTCCTCGACAAGATAAGGAGAAGGCTCATAGAGATGGGATTCATCGAGATGACCGTTGACAGCCTCATAGAGACCCAGTTCTGGAACTTCGACGCGCTCTTCCAGCCGCAGAACCACCCGGCGAGGGAGTGGACAGACACCTACCAGCTCAAGTACCCGAAGGTCGGCTCCCTGCCGGACGAGGAGCTTGTCGCAAGGGTTAAAGCCGCTCACGAGCACGGCGGCGATACTGGCTCAAGGGGGTGGGGCTACGTCTGGTCGCCGGAGAGGGCGATGCTCCTTATGCCTCGTGCCCATGGAACTGCACTCGACGCCAGACAGCTCGCGAAGGGCGTTGAGATACCGGGCAAGTACTTCACAATACAGCGCGTTTTCAGACCCGATGTCCTCGACAGAACTCACCTTATCGAGTTCAACCAGATAGACGGCTTCGTAGTTGGGGAAGACCTCAACTTCAGGCACCTGCTTGGAATACTCAAGCGCTTCGCCGTTGAAATAGCCGGGGCGAAGAAGGTCAAGTTTCTGCCGGACTATTATCCGTTCACCGAGCCGAGCGTCCAGATGAGCGCCTACCACCCTGAGCTCGGCTGGGTAGAGTTCGGAGGCGCTGGAATATTCAGGGAGGAGATGACGAAGGCCCTAGGCATAGACGTTCCAGTTATAGCATGGGGAATAGGTATCGACAGGTTAGCTATGTTCAAGCTCGGAATAGACGACATCCGTTACCTCTTCAGCTACGACCTGCGCTGGTTGAGGGAAGCGAGGCTGGTGTGGTGA
- the hmgA gene encoding hydroxymethylglutaryl-CoA reductase (NADPH), which translates to MNFEELVEKVASGEIKLHQVEKYTNGDKKLATEIRRKALEKKLGIKLENIGHYSIDPNQVIGKNIENMIGVVQIPMGVAGPLKINGEYAKGEFYIPLATTEGALVASVNRGCSALTAAGGVKTTLIDDKMTRAPLLKCPDARRAREVAEWVKNNLDYLQEKAVSKVTRHGKLRGVRPFIVGNNLYLRFEFETGDAMGMNMVTIASEEIMKVIEEEFPDVKYLALSGNLCVDKKPNAMNFINGRGKTVIAEAVIPRKIVEEKLKTTPELIAEVNYRKNLVGSAQAGSYGFNAHFGNIVGAIFLATGQDEAQITEGSHGITLAEVTPEGDLYISITMPSLEIGTVGGGTRVPTQREALSIMGVAGGGDPPGTNAKKFAEIVAGAVLAGELSLLAAIAAKHLAKAHKELGR; encoded by the coding sequence ATGAACTTTGAAGAGCTTGTTGAGAAGGTAGCAAGCGGTGAAATTAAGCTCCACCAGGTCGAGAAGTACACGAACGGCGATAAAAAGCTCGCGACTGAAATAAGAAGAAAAGCCCTTGAGAAAAAGCTCGGAATAAAGCTTGAGAACATCGGGCACTACTCAATAGATCCCAACCAGGTCATAGGAAAGAACATTGAGAACATGATCGGCGTCGTCCAGATACCCATGGGCGTTGCTGGGCCGCTTAAAATCAACGGCGAGTACGCGAAAGGAGAGTTTTACATTCCTCTCGCCACAACTGAGGGCGCACTCGTTGCGAGCGTGAACCGCGGCTGTTCTGCCTTGACCGCTGCGGGAGGCGTTAAGACAACCCTAATAGACGACAAGATGACGCGCGCGCCACTCCTCAAGTGTCCCGACGCGAGGAGGGCTAGAGAAGTTGCTGAGTGGGTGAAGAACAACCTTGACTACCTCCAGGAGAAGGCGGTCTCAAAGGTCACCAGGCACGGGAAGCTGAGGGGTGTTAGGCCATTCATCGTGGGCAACAACCTCTATTTACGCTTTGAGTTCGAGACCGGCGATGCAATGGGAATGAACATGGTCACGATAGCGAGCGAGGAGATAATGAAGGTCATCGAGGAGGAATTCCCCGACGTGAAGTATCTTGCACTCTCCGGCAACCTCTGCGTTGACAAGAAGCCCAACGCGATGAACTTCATCAACGGGAGGGGCAAGACCGTCATTGCCGAGGCCGTGATTCCTCGGAAGATCGTCGAGGAGAAGCTGAAGACAACGCCTGAACTCATAGCCGAGGTGAACTACCGCAAGAACCTCGTTGGTTCAGCGCAGGCCGGCTCGTACGGTTTCAACGCCCACTTCGGAAACATCGTCGGCGCGATATTCCTTGCTACCGGGCAGGACGAGGCCCAGATAACAGAAGGATCACACGGCATAACTCTCGCCGAAGTAACGCCAGAGGGCGACCTCTACATCAGCATCACCATGCCGAGCCTTGAGATTGGGACAGTTGGCGGAGGTACAAGAGTCCCCACGCAGAGGGAGGCTCTCTCGATTATGGGCGTTGCCGGAGGTGGAGACCCACCGGGAACGAACGCCAAGAAGTTCGCGGAGATAGTCGCTGGAGCAGTTCTCGCTGGCGAGCTTTCCCTGCTGGCGGCGATAGCGGCGAAGCACCTAGCAAAGGCCCATAAGGAGCTTGGACGTTAG
- a CDS encoding DUF3368 domain-containing protein, translating into MSDSTPLIHLAKIDRLELLREFFGEIIIPEAVYRECVLEGGNSEDALAIKNAKWIKVEKISDEKLKRALMLELDEGESEAIVLAIERNAELILIDDYDGREVARALGLKVVGTIGILLKAKLLGKIKSLREELERLKATGFWLSEEFYERILKETGEL; encoded by the coding sequence GTGAGTGACTCAACGCCCTTAATCCACCTAGCAAAGATAGACAGGCTCGAACTTCTTCGGGAGTTCTTTGGAGAGATAATTATTCCTGAGGCCGTTTATAGAGAGTGCGTCCTTGAAGGAGGGAACTCAGAAGACGCCTTAGCTATTAAAAACGCCAAGTGGATCAAAGTCGAGAAGATATCGGACGAGAAGCTGAAGCGCGCCTTAATGCTTGAACTGGATGAGGGGGAGAGCGAGGCGATAGTTCTTGCCATCGAAAGGAACGCTGAGCTGATTCTGATCGACGACTACGATGGACGGGAAGTTGCGAGGGCCTTAGGGCTTAAGGTTGTTGGAACCATAGGTATTCTTCTCAAGGCGAAACTCCTTGGAAAGATAAAGAGCCTGAGGGAAGAACTCGAAAGGCTGAAAGCCACCGGATTCTGGTTAAGTGAGGAGTTTTATGAAAGAATTTTGAAAGAGACGGGAGAGCTTTAG
- a CDS encoding putative toxin-antitoxin system toxin component, PIN family — protein MIVDTNVIISALIPKNSKLREFLLTTEIPLHAPDYMLRELKRYWTIIEEKARKRGITEPELAHFREELLGRIISHPLSEYRGFINEAYRICREFDEKDTPFVALALSLRLPIITNDKDLLAHAGEYEAIPLNDVLR, from the coding sequence GTGATCGTGGATACCAACGTCATAATCTCAGCCCTCATTCCCAAAAACTCGAAGCTGAGAGAGTTCCTACTTACGACCGAAATACCACTCCACGCCCCGGATTATATGCTAAGGGAGCTTAAAAGATACTGGACCATTATTGAGGAAAAAGCCAGAAAAAGAGGAATAACTGAGCCCGAGTTAGCCCACTTCAGGGAAGAGCTCCTGGGGAGGATTATCTCTCATCCGCTTTCCGAGTACCGCGGTTTTATAAATGAGGCCTACCGAATATGCAGGGAGTTTGACGAAAAGGATACTCCCTTCGTTGCACTCGCACTCTCGCTAAGGCTTCCGATAATAACCAACGATAAGGATTTGCTCGCCCACGCTGGCGAGTATGAGGCAATTCCCCTGAACGATGTGTTGAGGTGA
- the pheT gene encoding phenylalanine--tRNA ligase subunit beta, which produces MPKFDVSKRDLERLVGKTFSVEEWEDLFLYAKCELDDVWEENGEIYFKADSKDTNRPDLWSAEGIARQIRFALGFQKGLPKYEIEKSDVVVYVDEKLKDIRPYGVYAIVEGLNIDEEALRQMINLQEKVALTFGRRRREVAIGIFDFDKVKPPIYYRAAEKTEKFVPLGYDEEMTLEEILEKHEKGREYGHLIKDKPYYPLLVDSEGKVLSMPPVINSETTGRVTTETKNVFVDITGWDLNKVMLALNVVVTALAERGGKIKSVKVVYPDFEIETPDLTPKEFEVELDYIRKLAGLELSDGEIKELLERMMYEVELENRRAKLRYPAFRDDIMHARDVLEDVLIAYGYNEIEPEEPKLAVQGRGDKFIEFEDAVRELMVGFGLQEVMTFNLTNREAQYDRMNLPCGEHQEECRDYFNHPPAELVEIENPISPKWSALRNWLIPSLLDFLSQNTHEEYPQKLFEVGKATLIDESRETKTVSESKLAVALAHPRVTFTEAKEILEGVMRHLGFEYELEEAEHPSFIPGRVGKIIVNGETIGVIGEIHPAVLENWGIEMPVAAFELFLAPLYTEPYL; this is translated from the coding sequence ATGCCGAAGTTCGACGTTTCAAAGCGCGACCTTGAGAGGCTCGTCGGGAAAACTTTCAGCGTCGAGGAGTGGGAAGACCTCTTCCTCTACGCCAAATGTGAGCTGGACGACGTCTGGGAGGAGAACGGTGAAATCTACTTCAAGGCCGACTCAAAGGACACCAACAGGCCCGACCTCTGGAGTGCCGAGGGTATAGCGAGGCAGATACGATTCGCCCTTGGCTTCCAGAAGGGTTTGCCGAAGTACGAGATCGAGAAGAGTGACGTTGTAGTTTACGTGGACGAGAAGCTGAAGGACATCAGGCCCTACGGTGTCTATGCAATCGTTGAGGGCCTGAACATCGATGAAGAGGCCCTGAGGCAGATGATCAACCTGCAGGAGAAGGTCGCGCTCACCTTCGGAAGGAGGAGAAGGGAGGTAGCGATAGGCATCTTCGACTTCGACAAGGTCAAGCCGCCGATATACTACCGCGCCGCTGAGAAGACCGAGAAGTTCGTTCCCCTCGGCTACGACGAGGAGATGACGCTTGAGGAAATCCTTGAGAAGCACGAGAAGGGAAGGGAATACGGACACCTGATAAAGGACAAGCCCTACTATCCTCTCCTCGTGGACAGTGAGGGCAAAGTCCTCTCGATGCCGCCGGTAATCAACTCCGAGACAACTGGAAGGGTGACAACCGAGACCAAAAACGTCTTCGTTGATATAACCGGCTGGGACTTGAATAAAGTCATGCTTGCCCTCAACGTCGTCGTCACAGCTCTCGCTGAGCGCGGCGGAAAGATAAAGAGCGTGAAAGTAGTTTATCCAGACTTCGAGATAGAGACTCCAGACCTAACGCCGAAGGAGTTCGAGGTCGAGCTCGACTACATCAGAAAATTAGCCGGCCTTGAGCTGAGCGACGGGGAAATCAAGGAGCTCCTTGAGAGAATGATGTACGAGGTCGAGCTTGAGAACAGAAGGGCAAAGCTCCGCTATCCGGCCTTCCGCGACGACATAATGCACGCGAGGGACGTTCTTGAGGACGTGCTCATTGCCTACGGATACAACGAGATCGAACCAGAGGAGCCGAAGCTGGCAGTCCAGGGAAGGGGCGACAAGTTCATCGAGTTCGAGGACGCCGTTAGGGAGCTCATGGTCGGCTTTGGCTTACAGGAGGTCATGACGTTCAACCTGACGAACAGGGAGGCCCAGTACGACAGGATGAATCTCCCCTGCGGGGAGCACCAGGAGGAGTGCCGGGACTACTTCAACCACCCGCCCGCTGAGCTCGTGGAAATAGAGAACCCGATAAGCCCGAAGTGGTCAGCTTTGAGGAACTGGCTCATTCCGAGTTTGCTCGACTTCCTGAGCCAGAACACCCACGAGGAGTATCCTCAAAAGTTGTTCGAGGTCGGAAAGGCTACGCTCATAGACGAGAGCAGGGAGACTAAGACGGTCAGCGAGAGCAAGCTGGCAGTGGCTTTAGCTCATCCGCGCGTGACCTTCACAGAGGCAAAAGAAATCCTCGAGGGCGTTATGCGTCACCTCGGCTTCGAGTACGAGCTTGAAGAGGCAGAACACCCGAGCTTCATTCCGGGCAGAGTTGGTAAGATCATTGTTAACGGGGAGACGATAGGAGTTATAGGGGAGATACACCCGGCCGTCTTAGAGAACTGGGGAATTGAGATGCCCGTTGCGGCCTTCGAGCTGTTCCTTGCTCCGCTCTACACGGAGCCCTATCTATGA
- the truA gene encoding tRNA pseudouridine(38-40) synthase TruA → MKLALRVAYDGSAFYGFQRQPGVRTVEGEIIKVLQKLGIIESPEKNDFKGASRTDRGVSAFFNVVSFVPSERPDLARPEVLNHHLSDVWVLGIAEVPDDFHPRFWAKFKTYRYYLVNEGFDLSAMRECASLFVGRHDFSAFAKLEPGRDPIREVERVEVIERQGYLVIEVQGKSFLWEMVRRIVNALRFCGLGLLEAEEVERMLSGEYGKKIPPAPPEGLVLWHIEYPGIGFEGDEKGIKKARRDIFERYSRALTRAALFGDFLLEY, encoded by the coding sequence ATGAAGCTCGCACTGAGAGTTGCCTACGACGGGAGCGCCTTCTACGGCTTCCAGCGCCAGCCAGGCGTAAGAACCGTTGAGGGAGAGATAATAAAAGTCCTTCAGAAGCTTGGGATAATTGAGAGTCCTGAAAAAAACGACTTCAAGGGGGCTTCGAGAACCGACAGAGGGGTATCCGCGTTCTTCAATGTGGTCTCCTTCGTTCCATCGGAGAGGCCAGACCTCGCCCGCCCGGAAGTCCTCAACCACCATTTAAGCGACGTCTGGGTTCTCGGGATTGCCGAGGTTCCCGACGATTTTCACCCGCGCTTCTGGGCAAAGTTCAAGACATATCGCTACTACCTAGTGAACGAGGGCTTCGACCTCAGTGCCATGAGAGAGTGTGCGAGCCTTTTCGTTGGGAGGCACGACTTTTCGGCCTTTGCAAAGCTCGAACCAGGCAGAGACCCAATAAGAGAAGTCGAGAGAGTTGAGGTCATCGAGAGGCAGGGCTACCTTGTGATTGAAGTCCAGGGAAAAAGCTTCCTGTGGGAGATGGTGCGGAGAATTGTAAATGCCCTCCGCTTCTGCGGGCTAGGCCTTCTCGAAGCTGAGGAAGTTGAAAGGATGCTTTCCGGGGAGTACGGGAAGAAAATACCGCCGGCGCCGCCTGAGGGGCTGGTACTGTGGCACATAGAGTACCCGGGGATCGGGTTCGAAGGTGATGAAAAGGGCATCAAAAAGGCCAGGAGAGACATTTTTGAGCGCTATTCAAGAGCCTTAACTAGAGCGGCGCTTTTTGGGGACTTTCTCCTCGAATATTGA
- a CDS encoding DUF2283 domain-containing protein: MSEEIIVKYDPNVDILYIQLSPKKPVDADMKGDVVMDLDENGEVVGIEIWRARELVLPEFLKFIERVKEEGKAVESQG; this comes from the coding sequence ATGAGTGAGGAGATAATTGTGAAGTACGACCCAAACGTTGACATCCTGTACATCCAGCTCTCACCAAAGAAGCCCGTGGACGCTGACATGAAAGGAGACGTTGTTATGGACCTCGACGAGAACGGTGAGGTCGTGGGTATAGAGATATGGCGCGCGAGAGAGCTCGTTCTCCCAGAGTTCCTCAAGTTCATTGAAAGGGTTAAAGAAGAAGGAAAGGCCGTTGAAAGCCAGGGGTGA
- a CDS encoding MinD/ParA family ATP-binding protein: MAVIVVTGRGGAGKTTTTANLSSHLAMKEYRVLAIDGDLYLPNLGFHFGLDAVKYSVHTLMKNPDIDPEWAIYKHRETGVYVMPGSTQLQDVLGISPRKLVDVIDKVRYKFGVVFVDSPTGVPFDTLPTFQLANYQIIVVEIERSPIYSFEVMVKNEIEKLKALGERYNLNIGVVLNKVRESEDVVDEIINAIETDLDVPVLGWVPFDPNVPASVNAGIPIVKYMPNSDAAIAFREIGDVLEEWIFGE, encoded by the coding sequence ATGGCAGTGATCGTCGTGACAGGACGAGGTGGGGCTGGAAAAACAACGACAACGGCAAACCTAAGTTCACACCTCGCCATGAAAGAGTACCGTGTTCTGGCGATTGACGGAGACCTTTATTTACCAAACTTGGGTTTCCATTTTGGCCTGGATGCTGTGAAGTACTCCGTGCACACCCTTATGAAGAATCCTGATATAGACCCGGAATGGGCAATATACAAGCACAGAGAGACCGGCGTATATGTAATGCCCGGAAGCACCCAGCTTCAGGATGTTTTGGGAATATCTCCAAGGAAGCTCGTGGATGTTATAGACAAAGTCCGTTACAAGTTTGGAGTGGTCTTCGTGGACTCCCCAACGGGGGTGCCCTTTGATACGCTCCCGACTTTTCAGCTGGCCAATTACCAGATCATAGTGGTGGAAATAGAGCGTTCTCCGATATACTCCTTCGAAGTCATGGTCAAAAATGAGATTGAAAAGCTCAAGGCGTTGGGAGAGAGGTACAACCTCAACATTGGGGTAGTTCTCAACAAAGTCCGTGAAAGTGAGGATGTGGTCGATGAGATTATAAACGCCATTGAAACTGACCTCGATGTTCCCGTGTTGGGGTGGGTACCTTTTGATCCCAATGTTCCCGCATCTGTAAACGCTGGTATTCCGATAGTTAAATACATGCCAAACAGTGATGCGGCAATAGCCTTTAGGGAGATTGGTGATGTTCTTGAGGAATGGATTTTTGGCGAATAA
- a CDS encoding DEAD/DEAH box helicase: MVVLRIPDGSALVYIEKADPSVYFKIYDLLTYKKDYGKWEKPESLYDPYEKTFPVGLLPRVKKFLNSKGYRVRVKDERQIRGEKLNSTWNEKFQMRRYQGRAVKKALKEKMGVLALPVGSGKTIVGLRIIHELDLSALIVVHTKELLYQWAERIEEVLGIKAGIVGDNKWEEGPVTVAMIQTLLSRGVDKLQRDYAIVLFDECHRTSAAEKFYQLGISLPQVYRFGLSATPWRRVRGEEIKIEAVVGPIIYEVRAEDLIREGFLAKPKFEIITYESKMPSFSERYKELYEDMIMNNDERNRAIVKKAIELARKGHRVLIDVRRIEHGKILKEMLEKEGIKAEFLSSQSPNRWEILEAFKSGEIPVLISTLLKEGVDIPEISAIILAGGGKSDIMTIQTIGRALRPKKGMKALIVDIEDDDPLLYTHFIERQKALKQYYGKYYDKGMESIFEEKVPKKRRSS; encoded by the coding sequence ATGGTTGTCCTGAGAATCCCAGATGGCTCAGCACTGGTGTACATAGAGAAAGCCGACCCGAGCGTCTACTTCAAAATCTACGACCTGCTCACCTACAAGAAGGACTACGGGAAGTGGGAGAAGCCCGAGAGCCTCTACGACCCCTACGAGAAGACGTTTCCCGTCGGGCTTCTGCCCCGGGTGAAGAAATTCCTCAACAGCAAGGGCTACCGCGTTAGGGTAAAGGACGAGAGGCAGATACGCGGAGAAAAGCTCAACTCCACCTGGAACGAGAAGTTCCAGATGAGGCGCTACCAGGGGAGGGCAGTCAAGAAGGCACTAAAGGAGAAAATGGGCGTTCTCGCCCTCCCGGTTGGGAGTGGAAAGACGATAGTCGGCCTCAGGATAATCCATGAGCTTGACCTCTCCGCTCTTATAGTCGTCCACACCAAGGAGCTCCTCTACCAGTGGGCTGAGAGGATTGAGGAAGTCCTCGGAATAAAGGCTGGCATCGTGGGGGACAACAAGTGGGAAGAGGGGCCTGTGACAGTTGCCATGATACAGACCCTCCTTTCGAGGGGAGTTGATAAACTCCAGAGAGACTATGCGATAGTCCTCTTCGATGAATGCCACAGGACTTCAGCAGCTGAAAAGTTCTACCAGCTCGGCATAAGCCTTCCCCAGGTCTACCGCTTCGGTCTCTCGGCAACTCCATGGAGGCGCGTTAGGGGGGAGGAGATCAAGATTGAGGCGGTAGTTGGGCCGATAATCTACGAGGTCAGGGCTGAAGACCTCATAAGGGAGGGCTTTTTGGCAAAGCCGAAGTTCGAGATAATAACCTACGAATCAAAGATGCCCTCCTTCAGCGAACGCTACAAGGAGCTTTACGAGGACATGATAATGAACAACGACGAGAGGAACAGGGCGATAGTGAAGAAGGCCATCGAGCTTGCCAGGAAGGGGCACAGAGTTCTCATAGACGTCAGGAGAATTGAGCACGGAAAGATTCTGAAGGAGATGCTGGAGAAAGAAGGTATTAAAGCCGAATTCCTCAGCTCGCAAAGCCCGAACCGCTGGGAGATACTGGAAGCGTTCAAGAGCGGCGAAATTCCAGTATTAATCTCGACCCTCCTAAAGGAAGGCGTTGACATACCGGAGATCTCTGCCATAATACTCGCCGGCGGCGGAAAGAGCGACATAATGACGATTCAGACGATAGGGCGTGCACTGAGGCCGAAGAAGGGAATGAAAGCCCTTATAGTTGACATCGAGGACGACGACCCACTCCTCTACACGCACTTCATAGAGCGCCAAAAGGCCCTCAAGCAGTACTATGGGAAGTACTACGACAAGGGAATGGAGTCAATATTCGAGGAGAAAGTCCCCAAAAAGCGCCGCTCTAGTTAA
- a CDS encoding UPF0175 family protein: protein MEIVIPDDIITAMKLPRGEVERELRVDLAVILYQRGILPLGKAAKLAGMTKREFLEELAKRKVPRHYTEKELEEDLAFARGE, encoded by the coding sequence ATGGAGATAGTAATCCCTGACGACATAATCACTGCCATGAAGCTCCCGCGTGGAGAAGTTGAGAGGGAACTGAGAGTTGACCTTGCTGTTATTCTCTACCAAAGGGGCATTCTCCCGCTTGGAAAAGCCGCCAAGCTCGCTGGAATGACAAAGAGGGAGTTCCTTGAGGAACTGGCCAAGAGAAAGGTTCCAAGGCACTACACTGAGAAGGAGCTTGAGGAGGATCTGGCCTTTGCCCGTGGTGAGTGA
- the tdh gene encoding L-threonine 3-dehydrogenase produces MAEKMQAIMKTKPAYGAELVEVDVPKPGPGEVLIKVLATSICGTDLHIYEWNEWAQSRIKPPQIMGHEVAGEVVEVGPGVEDLQVGDYISVETHIVCGKCYACKHNRYHVCQNTKIFGVDMDGVFAHYAIVPAKNAWKNPKDMPPEYAALQEPLGNAVDTVLAGPIAGRSTLITGAGPLGLLGIAVAKASGAYPVIVSEPSEFRRKLAKKVGADYVVNPFEEDPVKFVMDITDGAGVEVFLEFSGAPKALEQGLKAVTPGGRVSLLGLFPREVTIDFNNLIIFKALEVHGITGRHLWETWYTVSSLIQSGKLNLDPIITHKYKGFDKFEEAFELMRAGKTGKVVFFPHKG; encoded by the coding sequence ATGGCCGAGAAAATGCAGGCTATTATGAAGACTAAGCCGGCGTACGGCGCCGAACTTGTAGAAGTTGACGTTCCAAAGCCTGGGCCAGGAGAAGTCCTCATTAAGGTTCTCGCAACGAGCATCTGCGGTACAGACCTCCATATCTACGAGTGGAACGAATGGGCGCAGAGCAGGATAAAGCCGCCCCAGATAATGGGCCACGAAGTGGCTGGAGAGGTCGTCGAGGTCGGTCCCGGCGTTGAGGATCTCCAGGTTGGAGATTACATCAGCGTTGAAACTCATATCGTCTGTGGCAAGTGCTACGCGTGCAAGCACAACCGCTATCACGTCTGCCAGAACACCAAGATATTCGGAGTTGATATGGACGGTGTCTTCGCCCACTACGCGATAGTTCCGGCCAAGAACGCCTGGAAGAACCCGAAGGACATGCCGCCAGAGTACGCAGCCCTTCAGGAGCCGCTCGGAAACGCCGTCGATACCGTTCTTGCAGGCCCGATTGCTGGGAGGAGCACCCTCATAACCGGTGCTGGACCGCTCGGTCTTCTCGGCATAGCAGTTGCCAAGGCAAGCGGGGCTTATCCAGTCATCGTTAGCGAGCCGAGTGAGTTCAGAAGGAAGCTCGCCAAGAAGGTCGGTGCTGACTACGTCGTTAACCCCTTCGAGGAAGACCCAGTCAAGTTCGTTATGGACATAACCGACGGAGCGGGCGTTGAAGTTTTCCTTGAGTTCAGTGGTGCACCTAAAGCCCTTGAGCAGGGCCTCAAGGCAGTAACACCCGGAGGACGCGTCTCACTTCTCGGCCTCTTCCCGAGAGAGGTCACGATAGACTTCAACAACCTCATAATCTTCAAGGCCCTTGAAGTCCACGGCATAACCGGAAGGCACCTCTGGGAAACCTGGTACACCGTCTCAAGCCTCATCCAGAGCGGCAAGCTGAACCTCGATCCGATAATCACCCACAAGTACAAGGGCTTCGACAAGTTCGAGGAAGCCTTTGAGCTTATGCGCGCTGGAAAGACCGGAAAGGTCGTCTTCTTCCCTCACAAGGGATGA